The Gammaproteobacteria bacterium genome window below encodes:
- the tuf gene encoding elongation factor Tu (EF-Tu; promotes GTP-dependent binding of aminoacyl-tRNA to the A-site of ribosomes during protein biosynthesis; when the tRNA anticodon matches the mRNA codon, GTP hydrolysis results; the inactive EF-Tu-GDP leaves the ribosome and release of GDP is promoted by elongation factor Ts; many prokaryotes have two copies of the gene encoding EF-Tu), with the protein MSKEKFERKKPHVNVGTIGHVDHGKTTLTAALTVVQAKKFGGEAKGY; encoded by the coding sequence GTGTCCAAGGAAAAGTTTGAGCGAAAGAAGCCGCACGTAAACGTGGGAACCATTGGTCACGTCGACCATGGGAAGACGACCCTGACGGCGGCGCTGACGGTAGTGCAGGCGAAGAAATTTGGTGGCGAAGCCAAAGGCTACG